ATAACGTCGATGAGAGTTGGATCAAGCTGATCAGCCCCGACGGGAAGCCGATATCCGGGAAGGCCACGAGCGACAAAGCAGGGAAGTTGATCTTCAAACTGGATGTGCCGCTGGCGACGGACGGCTCTCAGGACGGAAAGTACAAGATCCTCATCTCGCCCAGGGACAAGGCGGGCAACGCCCCCGATCCGGTCGAATACGATTTCGTCTACGATACAACCCCGCCGGTGATCGATCCCTCTTCGTTAGAGATAAACGGCAAGCCTCTGGTGATAGATCCGAACTCGCCCGACTTTCCCACCGCGGTTAACAGCCAGACAGGGGTGACGATCACGGCGAAGATAACGGACGAGGGAGCCGGGGTTGATCTGACTAAATCCGTCATCCAGGTCTTCTCCCCTGACGGCAATCCGGTAGGCGGTTCTATAAGGCAAAACGGCGTTGACACCTTGGAATTTTCGAGCGATCTGCTGCCGAAAGAGGGGATCTACAAGGTGATGGTCAAGGCTGTGGGACTGGATGTTGAGAACCTGGGCATATCGCCCACCACCTCCATATCCACCTCCTTCCTCTTCGAGTTGGGCAAGCCGGTGGCGAGGTTGACCGAGCATGGCCCGCGAAGCTCATATGAGAACGAGCCGGCGCCGCTTAAGGGCACGGCGTCCGACCCGCCCACCAAAGATGTTCCCGCCTCAGGCGTGGCGCTCGTGGAGATCGGAGGATACGGCCCCGACGACGAGGAGATAGAGTGGACGCCGGCTGTGGATGAAAGCACCGAGCAGGAGGAACCCTGGTCGGAATGGTCTCTCGATTTCCTGCCGACGAAATCCGGTAAATACGAGCTGAAGATCAGGGTGACAGATAACGCCGGAAACCAGGAGATATATGACGGGGGAGAGCTGGAGTTCACCGTCTCACTCAATTTCAAGGGCGATGTATATGTCTGGCCCAACCCGATAAGCAGATCCCGCGGCGACAAGGCCCATTTCTCATTCGATGTGAATTTACCTCCCGATGCCACAGCTCAGGTGACGGTGACGGTATACGATGTGGCCGGAGATCCGGTCTGGCAATCCCAGACCTACACGGTCAAGCGAGGCAGGGATTACGACGAGGTGGTCACCTGGGACTGCACCAACCAGTTCGGTCAGAAGGTCGCAACGGGGATATACGTCTTCAGGATAGAGGCATATGACGGCAAAAACAGGACTAACAGGACCGGAAGGATACTGGTGGTCAGGTAGGGGCGAAAAAATCTTTCGCCCCTACATTAGGATCGAAAATCCAGTATCAAGCGCTAAGATCACATAGGCGGTCACCAGGACCGGATCGCTTTCCATCCACCTATCCGCCTCGTTTACCCAGAACCCTCCTGGCTTTTGAAGCGAGGCGAACTTATCCACCATTTCGGCATACCAGTCATGTTTGATCCCCTTATAGTCCTCTATCACCCTCTCACCGTATGCCGTCAGCGCTTTGGCCATGGTGTGGTAATTGTAGAACAATCCCTGTTTTCCTAAGGGCGTGTTTTCGTCGAGGGTATAATGCTGTTTGATCCATCTGACGGCGGCCTGGACCCTGGGATCGTTCTTATCGACGTTCGCGTAGATGAAGCTCAGAAGCCCCGCGTAGGTCATAGAGGCGTATGACCGGGGTTTCCCGTTTGCATCCTTACCCGCCTTGCTTTCCCCGTCAGGGGCATAGACGAAACCGCCGTCGTTACCGGCCCAGGGCTGATCGTTCGTCTCGCTGTAGTTTTGACATCTCTCGATGAACTTCACGACTTTCCCCCAAAGGGGATCATCCTTTGGGAAACCGCTCTCTTTGAGGGCTTGAACGGCAAAACTCAGATTAGACATATCTCCTCGTCTCGTCCCGGCTCTGGCGGCCGAAGCTCCATACCCTATTCCGCCATATCTCGGATCACTGGGTGAGATGCCCTCTCCCTCATCCAGTTGGCTCTGAGCCAGCCATTTCTGCGCCTTGGCTATGATCTTCTTATATTTGGGATCGCCCGATGCGGCAAGGGCCATAACGGCTATCGAGGTCTCATAATTCGGCAGCGGCATCTCCGAGCTCTTATCATATATCGAGCCGTCCTCGTTTTGATGCTTGAGGATATAATCGAGCCCCTTTTGTATAAC
The sequence above is drawn from the Candidatus Poribacteria bacterium genome and encodes:
- a CDS encoding terpene cyclase/mutase family protein — encoded protein: MKKIAVVLIIAVLMIPCLGISSDKGTKDKAMNLIDSGLKWLSTQQEKDGSFRHNVGITGLAITAFLKRPGGPPAEYKSVIQKGLDYILKHQNEDGSIYDKSSEMPLPNYETSIAVMALAASGDPKYKKIIAKAQKWLAQSQLDEGEGISPSDPRYGGIGYGASAARAGTRRGDMSNLSFAVQALKESGFPKDDPLWGKVVKFIERCQNYSETNDQPWAGNDGGFVYAPDGESKAGKDANGKPRSYASMTYAGLLSFIYANVDKNDPRVQAAVRWIKQHYTLDENTPLGKQGLFYNYHTMAKALTAYGERVIEDYKGIKHDWYAEMVDKFASLQKPGGFWVNEADRWMESDPVLVTAYVILALDTGFSILM